One segment of Bacillus alkalisoli DNA contains the following:
- the groL gene encoding chaperonin GroEL (60 kDa chaperone family; promotes refolding of misfolded polypeptides especially under stressful conditions; forms two stacked rings of heptamers to form a barrel-shaped 14mer; ends can be capped by GroES; misfolded proteins enter the barrel where they are refolded when GroES binds), with protein MAKDIKFSEEARRSMLRGVDKLADAVKVTLGPKGRNVVLEKKFGSPLITNDGVTIAKEIELEDAFENMGAKLVAEVASKTNEIAGDGTTTATVLAQAMIREGLKNVTAGANPMGIRKGIEKAVAVALNELKAISKPIEGKASIAQVAAISAADEEVGQLIAEAMERVGNDGVITLEESRGFTTELEVVEGMQFDRGYASPYMVTDSDKMEAVLDNPYILITDKKITNIQEILPVLEQVVQQGKPLLLISEDVEGEALATLVVNKLRGTFNAVAVKAPGFGDRRKAMLQDIAVLTGGEVITEELGLDLKSANIGQLGRADKIVVTKENTTVVNGHGNSDEIKARIGQIRAQLEETTSEFDREKLQERLAKLAGGVAVIKVGAATETELKERKLRIEDALNSTRAAVEEGIVAGGGTALVNIYNKVAEIQAEGDEATGVNIVLRAIEEPVRQIAFNAGLEGSVIVDRLKREEVGIGFNAATGEWVNMLEAGIVDPTKVTRSALQNAASVSAMFLTTEAVVADLPEEKGAGGMPDMGGMGGMGGMM; from the coding sequence ATGGCAAAAGATATTAAGTTCAGTGAAGAAGCTCGTCGTTCTATGCTTCGTGGTGTAGATAAATTAGCAGACGCTGTAAAAGTAACATTAGGACCAAAAGGACGTAACGTAGTATTAGAGAAGAAGTTCGGTTCTCCTTTAATCACGAACGATGGTGTTACAATCGCAAAAGAAATCGAATTAGAAGATGCATTCGAAAACATGGGTGCTAAATTAGTAGCTGAAGTTGCTAGTAAAACAAACGAAATCGCTGGTGACGGTACAACTACTGCAACAGTATTAGCGCAAGCTATGATTCGTGAAGGCTTAAAGAACGTTACTGCTGGAGCTAACCCAATGGGAATTCGAAAAGGTATCGAAAAAGCAGTTGCTGTAGCTCTCAATGAGCTAAAAGCGATCTCTAAACCTATCGAAGGTAAAGCTTCAATCGCACAAGTTGCTGCTATCTCTGCTGCTGACGAAGAAGTAGGTCAATTAATCGCAGAAGCAATGGAGCGCGTAGGTAACGACGGCGTTATCACATTAGAAGAGTCTAGAGGTTTCACTACAGAGTTAGAAGTAGTAGAAGGTATGCAATTTGACCGTGGATACGCTTCTCCTTACATGGTAACGGACTCTGATAAAATGGAAGCTGTTTTAGACAATCCATATATCTTAATTACAGATAAAAAGATTACAAACATTCAAGAAATCCTTCCAGTTCTTGAGCAAGTAGTACAACAAGGGAAACCTTTATTACTGATTTCGGAAGACGTTGAAGGTGAAGCATTAGCTACATTAGTAGTGAACAAATTACGTGGCACATTCAATGCAGTTGCTGTTAAAGCTCCAGGATTCGGTGATCGTCGTAAAGCTATGTTACAAGACATCGCTGTACTAACTGGTGGAGAAGTGATTACAGAAGAATTAGGCTTAGACCTTAAATCTGCAAACATCGGCCAATTAGGACGCGCGGACAAAATCGTTGTAACAAAAGAAAACACTACTGTTGTTAACGGACATGGAAACAGCGACGAAATCAAAGCTCGTATTGGCCAAATCCGTGCACAATTAGAAGAAACTACTTCTGAGTTCGACCGTGAAAAATTACAAGAGCGCTTAGCTAAATTAGCTGGTGGTGTTGCTGTAATTAAAGTTGGAGCGGCTACTGAAACAGAATTAAAAGAGCGTAAACTACGCATTGAAGATGCACTAAACTCTACTCGCGCTGCAGTAGAAGAAGGTATCGTAGCTGGTGGTGGTACGGCTCTAGTAAACATCTACAACAAAGTTGCTGAAATTCAAGCAGAAGGCGACGAAGCTACTGGTGTAAACATCGTATTACGTGCGATCGAAGAGCCAGTTCGTCAAATCGCATTCAACGCTGGTTTAGAAGGATCTGTAATCGTAGATCGTCTAAAACGCGAAGAAGTTGGAATTGGTTTCAACGCAGCAACTGGCGAGTGGGTAAACATGCTTGAAGCTGGTATCGTAGACCCAACGAAAGTTACTCGTTCAGCACTTCAAAACGCAGCAAGCGTATCTGCAATGTTCTTAACTACTGAGGCTGTAGTTGCAGATCTTCCAGAAGAAAAAGGTGC
- the groES gene encoding co-chaperone GroES: MLKPIGDRIVIELVQSEEKTASGIVLPDTAKEKPQEGKVVAVGTGRVLDSGERVALEVAEGDSIIFSKYAGTEIKYDGREFLILKEADVLAVINK, translated from the coding sequence ATGTTAAAGCCAATAGGTGATCGCATTGTAATTGAACTTGTCCAGTCAGAAGAAAAAACTGCAAGTGGTATCGTATTACCTGACACTGCTAAGGAAAAGCCTCAAGAAGGAAAAGTAGTAGCTGTAGGTACAGGTCGCGTACTAGATAGCGGTGAGCGCGTTGCTTTAGAAGTGGCAGAAGGCGACAGCATTATTTTCTCTAAATATGCTGGTACTGAAATAAAATACGATGGCAGAGAATTTTTAATCTTAAAAGAAGCTGACGTATTAGCTGTAATCAACAAATAA
- a CDS encoding CPBP family intramembrane glutamic endopeptidase: protein MTKTYWKVIIAYVVMQFSGIIGVPIMLKLGVGEGLEQAARESLLFSYWITISFIVGLLVILWILRTDFREKDFRSAQASLSSTILWSVLGFFMALFGQGIAASIQQLVFGIEPGSENTQQIMNLIMSSAAIIVAVTVAGPILEEIIFRKIIFGTLYKKYNFAVGLIVSSLLFALVHQDYKHLLIYFVMGSIFAFLYVKTNRILVPIIAHVAMNSFVVLVQYVFRDRIEEYIEQLEQMQGFIKFFM, encoded by the coding sequence ATGACTAAGACTTATTGGAAAGTAATTATCGCATATGTTGTTATGCAGTTTTCTGGAATAATTGGAGTTCCTATTATGTTAAAGCTTGGAGTCGGAGAAGGATTAGAACAGGCTGCGAGGGAGTCTTTATTATTTAGCTATTGGATAACTATTAGTTTCATTGTAGGACTTCTCGTTATTTTATGGATACTTCGTACAGACTTTAGAGAGAAAGACTTTAGAAGTGCACAAGCCAGCTTGTCAAGTACCATTCTTTGGTCCGTATTAGGTTTCTTTATGGCTTTATTTGGACAAGGAATTGCGGCATCCATCCAACAACTAGTTTTCGGGATTGAACCAGGTTCGGAAAATACTCAACAGATTATGAATTTAATCATGTCTTCAGCTGCTATCATTGTTGCTGTTACAGTTGCGGGACCTATATTAGAAGAAATCATTTTCCGGAAAATTATTTTTGGAACTTTATATAAGAAATATAACTTTGCTGTAGGGTTGATTGTAAGTTCTTTATTATTTGCACTGGTGCACCAAGATTATAAACATTTATTAATTTACTTTGTAATGGGTTCTATCTTTGCATTTCTATATGTAAAAACAAATCGTATTCTTGTGCCGATTATAGCCCACGTTGCGATGAATTCGTTTGTTGTACTCGTTCAATACGTTTTTAGAGACCGAATCGAAGAATATATCGAGCAATTGGAACAGATGCAAGGGTTTATTAAGTTTTTTATGTGA
- a CDS encoding YdiK family protein: MRITPIKIAYLYLVMGFLFLYIAIMSVGDTIWQFQTILLMLFATFNFGVTIRAFILHDKVKKMKEK; encoded by the coding sequence ATGCGCATTACCCCTATTAAAATAGCTTATTTATATTTGGTTATGGGTTTTCTATTTCTCTACATTGCGATTATGTCAGTAGGAGATACTATTTGGCAATTTCAAACTATCTTATTAATGCTTTTCGCTACATTCAATTTTGGCGTTACCATTCGAGCGTTTATTTTGCACGACAAGGTTAAAAAGATGAAGGAGAAATAA
- the tatC gene encoding twin-arginine translocase subunit TatC, which translates to MIDREMTVYDHIGELRKRLFIIASFFVVSTIGGFFLAEPIIVYLQQSDEAQLFALHAFRPTDAIKIFMQFAFLIAFIITFPVTLYQLWAFISPGLYEKERRVTLSYIPISLLLFLSGLAFSYYILFPFVLNFMNKLAERLDINQVIGVNEYFQFLFQLTIPFGILFQMPVVVMFLTRLGIVTPQFLVKARKYSYFILLVIAAFITPPELLSHLMVTVPLFILYEISLVISRFAYRKAKIAETKMELEKMNNEQ; encoded by the coding sequence ATGATAGATAGAGAAATGACGGTATATGACCATATAGGGGAATTGCGTAAAAGGTTATTCATCATTGCAAGCTTCTTTGTTGTATCAACAATTGGCGGCTTCTTCTTAGCGGAACCTATCATTGTGTATTTACAACAGTCTGATGAAGCGCAATTGTTTGCGTTGCATGCGTTTCGTCCAACAGATGCGATAAAGATCTTCATGCAATTTGCCTTTTTAATCGCGTTTATTATCACTTTCCCTGTAACGCTATATCAGCTGTGGGCTTTCATTAGTCCTGGCTTATATGAAAAAGAAAGAAGAGTTACGCTTAGCTATATACCTATTTCTTTACTTTTATTTTTAAGTGGACTAGCATTTTCGTATTATATTTTATTTCCGTTTGTTCTTAACTTTATGAACAAATTAGCGGAACGTTTAGATATTAACCAAGTGATAGGGGTTAATGAGTATTTTCAGTTTTTGTTTCAACTAACGATTCCATTCGGTATTTTGTTTCAAATGCCCGTAGTAGTTATGTTCTTAACAAGACTAGGAATTGTCACACCACAATTTTTAGTAAAAGCTAGAAAGTATTCGTACTTTATCCTATTAGTGATCGCGGCGTTTATCACGCCACCAGAATTATTATCGCACTTAATGGTAACGGTACCGTTATTTATCTTATATGAAATCAGTCTTGTTATTTCCCGTTTCGCTTATCGAAAAGCAAAAATAGCAGAAACGAAGATGGAATTAGAAAAAATGAATAATGAACAATAA
- a CDS encoding twin-arginine translocase TatA/TatE family subunit codes for MPLGMGSIVVIGLVALLIFGPKKLPELGKAAGNTLREFKNATKGLADDDEKKEDQKK; via the coding sequence ATGCCATTAGGTATGGGAAGTATCGTAGTTATAGGCCTTGTCGCTCTTTTAATTTTCGGTCCGAAAAAGTTACCTGAACTTGGAAAAGCTGCAGGAAACACGTTGCGTGAATTTAAAAATGCAACAAAAGGTTTAGCAGATGACGATGAAAAAAAAGAAGATCAGAAGAAGTAA
- a CDS encoding redox-sensing transcriptional repressor Rex encodes MNNEQIKIPQATAKRLPLYYRFIQNLSSSGKQRVSSTELSEAVKVDPATIRRDFSYFGALGKKGYGYNVQYLLTFFRKTLDQDEVTYVTLIGVGNLGTAFLHYNFTKNNNTKIKLAFDVDKSKIGTDIGGVPVYDLDKLEEELDDDITVAILTVPAHVAQPIADRLVSKGIKGILNFTPARISVPDHVRIHHIDLAVELQSLVYFLKHYPSE; translated from the coding sequence ATGAATAACGAACAAATAAAAATACCACAAGCAACAGCAAAGCGCTTGCCACTATATTATCGATTCATTCAAAACTTAAGCTCCTCGGGCAAACAACGAGTATCATCTACAGAGTTAAGTGAAGCGGTAAAAGTAGACCCAGCGACAATACGCAGAGATTTTAGCTACTTTGGTGCATTAGGGAAAAAGGGATATGGGTATAATGTTCAATATTTGTTAACTTTTTTCCGTAAAACGCTAGACCAAGATGAAGTGACGTATGTTACATTAATAGGTGTTGGTAATTTAGGAACTGCTTTCCTACATTACAACTTCACGAAAAATAACAACACGAAGATTAAATTGGCCTTCGATGTCGATAAATCAAAGATAGGTACAGACATAGGTGGCGTTCCTGTTTATGATTTAGATAAACTAGAAGAAGAGTTAGATGATGATATAACTGTTGCCATTCTAACAGTACCAGCACATGTTGCACAGCCAATAGCGGATAGACTAGTATCAAAAGGTATTAAGGGTATATTAAACTTTACTCCAGCTAGAATTAGTGTGCCTGATCATGTTAGAATTCATCATATTGATTTAGCAGTTGAATTACAATCTTTGGTATATTTCTTGAAACACTATCCATCAGAATAA
- a CDS encoding ABC-F family ATP-binding cassette domain-containing protein, giving the protein MIILQVNQLNKYFGAELILSNIKLEVQSRDRIALVGRNGAGKSTLLKIISNQLSYDSGEIIKPKDVSIGYLAQDTGLQSERSIWDEMLSVFSHFKQYEITMRELEAKMADPVFINQTEVYERILKEYDLLQETYKQQGGFQYEADIRSVLHGLNFATFDYNTPISTLSGGQRTRLALGKLLLTRPDLLILDEPTNHLDIETLSWLESYLQSYPGALLIVSHDRYFLDKVVSVVYEIARNQSTKFLGNYSSYLQAKADQYERDLKMYEKQQDQIEKLRDFVQRNLARASTTKRAQSRRKQLDKMQVLDRPNGDEKSASFAFEIERQSGNDVLKANSLSFSYESQPVFENVDISLTRGDSVALVGPNGVGKSTLLKILVEKLNKQIGKIQFGANVTVGYYDQQQADLKSNKRVLDELWDDYPHMAEKDVRTVLGNFLFSGEDVLKPVLSLSGGEKARLALAKLMLQRCNVLILDEPTNHLDLDSKEILENALIDYPGTILFVSHDRYFINRIATKVIELSSTGAIEFLGDYDYYVEKKEEQLELEAIESQMDSTIQSKQKQLKSDSTEPKSYAQEKEQKKIERQRKRRIEEIETEIERLEEKVEENETLLCDPDVYQNHLKVQELNMENEEVQEKLLLLMEEWEELQD; this is encoded by the coding sequence ATGATTATTTTACAAGTTAATCAGTTAAATAAATATTTTGGTGCTGAACTTATTTTATCTAATATTAAATTAGAAGTACAATCGAGAGACCGAATTGCCCTAGTTGGACGAAATGGTGCTGGTAAATCCACATTATTGAAGATCATTTCAAATCAACTATCCTATGATAGTGGTGAAATTATTAAGCCGAAAGATGTTTCGATTGGCTATTTAGCTCAAGACACCGGATTACAATCAGAACGTTCCATTTGGGACGAAATGCTGTCCGTTTTTTCTCATTTTAAACAATATGAAATAACCATGAGAGAACTGGAAGCAAAAATGGCTGACCCTGTCTTTATTAATCAGACAGAAGTTTATGAACGTATTTTAAAAGAATACGATCTGCTGCAAGAAACCTATAAACAACAAGGTGGTTTTCAATATGAGGCAGATATTCGTTCTGTCCTTCATGGATTAAACTTTGCTACCTTTGATTATAACACACCTATCTCAACTTTGAGCGGTGGACAACGAACTCGATTAGCTCTTGGTAAATTACTATTAACTAGGCCTGATTTATTAATACTTGATGAACCGACAAACCATTTAGATATTGAAACGTTGTCATGGTTAGAGTCGTACTTACAAAGTTATCCTGGGGCACTTTTAATTGTGTCTCATGATCGCTATTTTTTAGACAAAGTAGTGTCGGTTGTATATGAAATTGCCCGCAACCAGTCTACGAAGTTTTTAGGTAACTATAGTAGTTATTTGCAAGCGAAAGCTGATCAATATGAGCGTGATTTGAAGATGTACGAGAAACAGCAAGACCAAATAGAGAAATTGCGCGATTTTGTACAGCGAAATCTTGCACGCGCTTCAACGACAAAAAGAGCGCAAAGTAGAAGAAAACAGCTAGATAAAATGCAAGTGTTAGATAGACCAAATGGGGATGAAAAGTCTGCGTCTTTCGCTTTTGAGATAGAAAGACAAAGTGGGAACGATGTATTGAAGGCGAATTCTTTATCCTTTTCCTATGAAAGCCAGCCTGTTTTTGAAAATGTAGATATATCTCTAACTCGTGGCGATAGTGTCGCACTTGTTGGACCAAATGGTGTTGGTAAGTCTACACTATTGAAGATATTAGTGGAGAAATTGAATAAGCAAATTGGAAAAATACAATTTGGTGCCAATGTGACTGTAGGTTATTATGACCAACAACAGGCAGACTTGAAGTCTAATAAACGTGTGTTAGATGAGTTGTGGGATGACTACCCACACATGGCAGAAAAAGATGTCCGTACCGTTCTCGGTAATTTTCTTTTCTCTGGAGAAGATGTGCTAAAACCTGTCTTAAGCTTGAGTGGAGGAGAAAAAGCTAGGCTTGCATTAGCTAAGTTGATGTTACAGCGTTGCAATGTTTTAATATTGGACGAGCCGACAAATCATTTAGATTTAGATAGTAAGGAAATTTTAGAAAATGCTTTAATTGATTATCCAGGTACTATTTTGTTTGTGTCACATGACCGCTACTTTATTAATCGAATCGCTACGAAAGTTATTGAACTTTCGTCTACAGGTGCAATAGAGTTCTTAGGTGATTACGATTATTATGTGGAGAAAAAAGAAGAACAGCTTGAATTAGAGGCGATAGAAAGTCAGATGGATAGTACGATCCAGTCGAAACAGAAGCAATTGAAGTCTGATAGTACTGAGCCGAAAAGTTATGCACAAGAAAAAGAGCAAAAGAAAATAGAACGTCAACGAAAGCGAAGAATTGAAGAGATAGAAACAGAGATAGAACGCTTAGAGGAAAAGGTAGAAGAAAACGAAACACTACTTTGTGACCCAGACGTATACCAAAATCATTTGAAAGTGCAAGAACTGAACATGGAAAATGAAGAAGTTCAAGAAAAGCTTCTACTGTTAATGGAAGAATGGGAAGAGTTACAAGACTAA
- the tsaD gene encoding tRNA (adenosine(37)-N6)-threonylcarbamoyltransferase complex transferase subunit TsaD: protein MNIQKEEYILGIETSCDETAAAIIKNGKEIVANVVSSQIESHKRFGGVVPEIASRHHVEQVTIVLEEVMEQSGLTMDDIDAIAVTEGPGLVGALLVGVNAAKALAFAQSKPLVGVHHIAGHIYANQLITELKFPLLALVVSGGHTELVHMKEHGSFEVIGETRDDAVGEAYDKVARTLGLPYPGGPHVDRLAHEGEATINLPRAWLEEGSYDFSFSGLKSAVINTLHNATQKGIMIEPANLAASFQQSVIDVLLTKTLAATKEYGVNQVLLAGGVAANKGLRAALEAKFSELDGVELVIPPLSLCTDNAAMIATVGSVMYRLGKRSSYDMNANPGLDLEKN from the coding sequence ATGAATATACAAAAAGAAGAATACATTTTAGGAATTGAAACGAGTTGCGATGAAACGGCCGCGGCCATTATTAAAAATGGAAAAGAAATTGTGGCAAACGTAGTTTCATCACAAATTGAAAGTCATAAACGATTTGGTGGAGTAGTACCTGAAATTGCATCCAGACACCATGTCGAACAAGTGACTATTGTATTGGAAGAGGTAATGGAACAATCAGGTCTTACAATGGATGATATTGATGCTATTGCGGTAACAGAAGGTCCAGGACTAGTTGGGGCACTATTAGTTGGGGTTAACGCTGCTAAAGCATTAGCGTTTGCTCAAAGTAAACCGTTAGTTGGGGTGCATCATATTGCTGGTCACATTTATGCGAATCAGTTAATAACAGAATTAAAATTTCCGTTGCTAGCGTTAGTCGTTTCGGGTGGGCACACGGAGTTAGTTCATATGAAAGAGCATGGTTCTTTTGAAGTAATCGGAGAAACACGAGATGATGCAGTGGGAGAAGCATATGATAAAGTCGCGCGTACATTAGGTTTGCCATATCCAGGTGGCCCTCATGTTGATAGATTAGCTCATGAGGGAGAAGCAACGATCAACTTACCGAGAGCGTGGCTAGAAGAAGGTAGTTATGATTTTAGCTTTTCTGGATTAAAGTCAGCGGTTATAAATACGCTACATAATGCTACCCAAAAAGGAATCATGATTGAGCCGGCAAACTTAGCAGCAAGTTTTCAACAGAGCGTCATAGATGTGTTACTAACGAAAACATTAGCTGCTACAAAAGAGTATGGAGTAAATCAAGTATTGTTAGCAGGTGGAGTAGCAGCAAATAAAGGACTCCGTGCAGCATTAGAAGCAAAATTTAGTGAATTAGATGGTGTGGAGTTAGTTATTCCACCTTTATCGTTATGTACAGACAATGCAGCGATGATTGCCACGGTAGGTAGTGTCATGTATCGACTTGGAAAAAGGTCCTCCTATGATATGAATGCCAATCCAGGATTGGACTTAGAAAAAAATTAA
- the rimI gene encoding ribosomal protein S18-alanine N-acetyltransferase, whose product MQTIVIEKMSVEDIEAVYEVEVASFPTPWTKEAFYYEVTNNPYAHYIVLKDGEKVIGYCGIWNVMGDAQITNIAVLPSYRGKKLGDLLLKKAKDIAKDKGADVLSLEVRVSNHVAQGLYRKHGFQNGGIRKQYYVDNKEDALVMWVNL is encoded by the coding sequence ATGCAAACAATTGTAATAGAAAAAATGTCAGTAGAAGACATTGAAGCTGTTTATGAAGTGGAAGTGGCATCCTTTCCTACTCCTTGGACAAAAGAGGCCTTTTATTATGAAGTAACAAATAACCCGTATGCTCATTATATTGTTTTAAAAGATGGGGAGAAAGTTATTGGCTATTGTGGTATTTGGAATGTAATGGGCGATGCTCAAATAACAAATATCGCAGTACTCCCTTCTTACCGGGGTAAGAAGCTTGGGGATTTACTATTAAAAAAGGCAAAAGATATCGCAAAAGATAAAGGTGCCGATGTTTTATCATTGGAAGTAAGAGTATCGAATCATGTAGCACAAGGTTTGTATAGAAAGCACGGCTTTCAAAATGGTGGAATACGCAAACAATATTATGTAGATAACAAAGAAGATGCATTAGTGATGTGGGTGAACTTATGA
- the tsaB gene encoding tRNA (adenosine(37)-N6)-threonylcarbamoyltransferase complex dimerization subunit type 1 TsaB, whose product MKVLAIDTSTYVLGIAIVDNEKVVGELITNLKKNHSLRAMPAVEQLMKECGITPKDLDRIVVANGPGSYTGVRLGVTIAKTLAWSLNIPLVGVSSLQLLAANGRYFPGVICPIMDARRGQVFTGLYEWENDRLVTKREDINILLTDWLEEIKMLNKKVLFIGEDVDKFKEVIRGQLGEMAHLASFVQHNGRPSELCKIGMEMEPTNVHHFVPNYTRLAEAEAKWLEENKG is encoded by the coding sequence ATGAAAGTATTAGCGATAGACACTTCTACTTATGTGCTTGGAATTGCAATAGTAGATAATGAAAAGGTAGTAGGTGAACTTATTACAAACTTGAAGAAGAATCATTCTTTGAGAGCAATGCCTGCAGTAGAACAGCTTATGAAAGAGTGCGGTATTACACCAAAAGATTTAGATAGAATAGTGGTGGCTAATGGCCCAGGATCCTATACTGGTGTAAGATTAGGTGTCACAATCGCAAAAACGTTAGCGTGGAGTTTAAACATTCCATTAGTTGGTGTTTCCAGTTTACAATTGTTAGCTGCAAATGGACGTTATTTTCCTGGAGTAATTTGTCCTATTATGGATGCTAGAAGAGGTCAAGTTTTTACAGGATTGTACGAATGGGAAAATGATCGGTTAGTAACAAAACGAGAAGATATCAACATTTTATTAACAGATTGGTTAGAAGAAATAAAAATGTTAAATAAAAAAGTGTTATTTATTGGTGAAGATGTGGATAAGTTTAAAGAAGTAATTCGAGGACAACTTGGTGAGATGGCACATCTGGCTTCTTTTGTTCAACATAATGGTAGGCCAAGTGAATTGTGTAAAATAGGAATGGAAATGGAGCCAACTAATGTACACCATTTTGTCCCGAATTATACTCGTTTGGCTGAAGCAGAAGCAAAATGGTTAGAAGAAAATAAAGGGTAG
- the tsaE gene encoding tRNA (adenosine(37)-N6)-threonylcarbamoyltransferase complex ATPase subunit type 1 TsaE, giving the protein MSKYEIHTTSSDETMKQAEEMARLFMGGEVLLLEGDLGAGKTTFTKGLAKGLDIKRNVNSPTFTIIKEYQGRLPLFHMDVYRLEDSDEDLGFDDYFSGDGVCVVEWAQFIEEFLPKERLEVSIFHQGDSERMIILEPIGTRYEQLCKELTRQ; this is encoded by the coding sequence ATGAGCAAGTACGAAATACATACAACATCATCGGATGAAACGATGAAACAAGCGGAAGAGATGGCGAGATTGTTTATGGGTGGAGAGGTACTTCTGTTAGAAGGAGATTTAGGTGCTGGAAAAACTACCTTTACAAAAGGTTTAGCTAAAGGGCTAGATATTAAACGTAATGTAAATAGTCCAACCTTTACGATCATAAAAGAATATCAAGGGAGATTACCACTTTTTCATATGGATGTTTATCGATTAGAAGACAGTGATGAAGATTTAGGTTTTGATGACTATTTTTCAGGCGATGGCGTTTGTGTTGTGGAATGGGCCCAGTTTATTGAAGAATTTTTACCAAAAGAGAGATTGGAAGTCTCGATATTCCATCAAGGGGATAGTGAAAGAATGATTATTTTAGAACCTATTGGAACACGTTATGAACAATTGTGTAAGGAGTTAACAAGACAATGA
- the thiL gene encoding thiamine-phosphate kinase: MSISDEFQFIKKIQPNNLFHKEQIVGIGDDAAILTVENSYDQVICVDTMVEDVHFAHSTMDSYSIGYKALASNISDIAAMGGIPLYYLVSITIPPHWDENSIIEIYKGMEKLAVDFQMDLIGGDTTSSSSKLVLSVTVIGKVEKGKRLLRSNAKQGDVVFVSGTLGDSAAGLDLLLKSVKDQEPYTHLIRAHQQPSPRVELGRILSSYERVSLNDISDGLASELLEITEASHVNIYIEEKSLPISQHVLDYNKSNALKWALTGGEDFELVGTISSEDWVKLLHICKEKNIDICKIGQVVDGTGKVFLKRDGKVEELEKSGFNHFQNR; the protein is encoded by the coding sequence ATGTCTATCTCAGATGAATTTCAATTTATAAAAAAAATACAACCAAACAATCTTTTTCATAAAGAACAAATAGTAGGAATTGGTGATGATGCAGCCATTCTTACAGTGGAAAATAGCTATGACCAAGTTATATGCGTGGACACGATGGTGGAAGATGTACATTTTGCCCATAGTACGATGGACTCCTATTCTATAGGCTATAAGGCACTAGCTTCTAATATAAGTGATATTGCAGCAATGGGTGGAATTCCTTTATATTATTTAGTTTCGATTACGATACCACCACACTGGGATGAGAATTCAATAATAGAAATCTATAAAGGTATGGAAAAGTTAGCAGTAGACTTTCAGATGGACTTAATAGGCGGTGACACCACATCTTCCTCTTCAAAGCTTGTGTTAAGTGTAACAGTAATCGGGAAAGTAGAGAAAGGAAAGAGGTTATTACGGTCTAATGCAAAACAAGGGGATGTCGTGTTTGTTTCAGGTACACTTGGAGATTCAGCTGCTGGTCTAGATTTACTATTGAAAAGTGTAAAGGATCAAGAGCCATATACTCATCTAATACGTGCTCATCAACAACCTTCCCCTAGAGTGGAATTAGGAAGGATCCTAAGCTCCTACGAACGAGTGTCCTTAAACGATATAAGTGATGGACTTGCAAGTGAATTGCTAGAAATTACCGAGGCAAGTCATGTGAATATTTATATAGAAGAAAAAAGTTTGCCTATAAGTCAACATGTCTTAGACTATAATAAATCTAATGCTTTGAAATGGGCACTGACTGGTGGAGAAGATTTCGAACTAGTTGGAACGATTTCATCTGAAGATTGGGTTAAACTACTACACATTTGTAAAGAAAAGAATATAGATATATGTAAAATTGGACAAGTAGTAGATGGTACAGGAAAAGTATTTTTGAAGAGAGATGGTAAGGTAGAAGAGCTGGAAAAATCAGGTTTTAACCATTTCCAGAATCGTTAG